NNNNNNNNNNNNNNNNNNNNNNNNNNNNNNNNNNNNNNNNNNNNNNNNNNNNNNNNNNNNNNNNNNNNNNNNNNNNNNNNNNNNNNNNNNNNNNNNNNNNNNNNNNNNNNNNNNNNNNNNNNNNNNNNNNNNNNNNNNNNNNNNNNNNNNNNNNNNNNNNNNNNNNNNNNNNNNNNNNNNNNNNNNNNNNNNNNNNNNNNNNNNNNNNNNNNNNNNNNNNNNNNNNNNNNNNNNNNNNNNNNNNNNNNNNNNNNNNNNNNNNNNNNNNNNNNNNNNNNNNNNNNNNNNNNNNNNNNNNNNNNNNNNNNNNNNNNNNNNNNNNNNNNNNNNNNNNNNNNNNNNNNNNNNNNNNNNNNNNNNNNNNNNNNNNNNNNNNNNNNNNNNNNNNNNNNNNNNNNNNNNNNNNNNNNNNNNNNNNNNNNNNNNNNNNNNNNNNNNNNNNNNNNNNNNNNNNNNNNNNNNNNNNNNNNNNNNNNNNNNNNNNNNNNNNNNNNNNNNNNNNGGAAAGCTTATCACCCAGGTTTTCCATAGTAGAGCTAAATCTGGTAACTACACAGTAATAGCTAATCCTNNNNNNNNNNNNNNNNNNNNNNNNNNNNNNNNNNNNNNNNNNNNNNNNNNNNNNNNNNNNNNNNNNNNNNNNNNNNNNNNNNNNNNNNNNNNNNNNNNNNNNNNNNNNNNNNTCTTTATTATTAACATGCATTTAGCAGATTTCCCAAACTTAGATTCTCCTGGATATAgggaatagtaaaaaagaaactgTATGGAAACTtgccatatattaataaatacaatacatctATATACTGTCTTTTTTGTTCATGTTGCTAAATAGAAGCGGCGATGCAGCTCATTTAGGGAGTGCTATATAAACCAGAAGGAGAGATTCCTACACCTCCGCTCACTGCTCCAAATCCACTGCCTGCGCCAGCTCCACCTAATCCACCGCTAACAGTTCCAAATCCACTGCCTGTTCCGACTCCACCGAATCCTCCGCTAACAGTTCCAAATCCACTGCTTGTTCCAACTCCACCCAATCCTCCGCTAACAGTACCGAATCCACTGCCTGCACCAGTTCCACCAAATCCTCCACTAACTGTTCCAAATCCGCTTCCTCCTACTACTCCCACTCCAAATGCTGCGCCTTCACTGCTATCACCTCCAGCGACTCCAATTACTTGTCCACCTGCTTCAGCGGCTGAACCAAGAGCAGTATTGAGATCCACACCAATGGGTAGAGTTGGGTTCTCACCCTCTTCATAATTGACGAAGTAGATTTCAGGATCAGTTGGAGGATGGGCAGGTACTTCGATGACACGCTGAGTCTGTTCGTCCTGTTTGTTGAGTACATAGACGATGTTCTCTTGCCTGGGTGGTGGAATAACGATTGGTTCaggtccttctccttcttcgggaAGTCGCACGAACAGAATATTATGATCAACTCTTGGAGGAGGAACGCTTGGTGGAGGACCGATAGGTCCTTTTTGCTCAGGAACATCAAAGACAAACACTTTCCTGTTAACGACTGGTGTAACGCAAGACCCATCCACATGTCGAATTTGTCCTTCTCCACATGGCTCCAAAATTCCAGCACCTACACCGGAGATGCCAGTACCCACTCCTTGGCCAAATCCACCAGAAACACCTCCTACAGCTGCACCAGCTGAGNNNNNNNNNNNNNNNNNNNNNNNNNNNNNNNNNNNNNNNNNNNNNNNNNNNNNNTGCCCAGCACCGGATCCGACAGAAAATCCACTTCCTGCCGTCTGACCCGGTCCAGTGGACAGAGTTGATCCAGTGGGCCTCTGCAGACTGTAGCCCTGGGGAGCTGCAGTCGAGGAGGCAACGAGTGCGCAAGCCAAAACCTTTAGTAAACAATAGAAAAAACGTTATATGTAATGGAAAAGACagatttttatattaaacatgAACAATTAATAAGAACTACACATTTTCCAGTCATGCATTtctaaatacaattaaaaatgcAACGCATTCACAAAAATGTCTGCTAGtagtatatttttcattatttttctataaataataatggaCACTGTGACGATTTCAGTTTAGTTTTCTGTACTCACAAGAAACCTCATGCTGAGAGATTGTACAGCGGGATGCCTTACGCTGCCTTTTATACCTGTTCGCCGATTGCGATGACCTTGCTTATTACATTTGCCTTGCACGGTCGAAAGGTTGTCTAACTGACGggaatttctttaaaaagggttttatataatTCACGAGCATGANNNNNNNNNNNNNNNNNNNNNNNNNNNNNNNNNNNNNNNNNNNNNNNNNNNNNNNNNNNNNNNNNNNNNNNNNNNNNNNNNNNNNNNNNNNNNNNNNNNNNNNNNNNNNNNNNNNNNNNNNNNNNNNNNNNNNNNNNNNNNNNNNNNNNNNNNNNNNNNNNNNNNNNNNNNNNNNNNNNNNNNNNNNNNNNNNNNNNNNNNNNNNNNNNNNNNNNNNNNNNNNNNNNNNNNNNNNNNNNNNNNNNNNNNNNNNNNNNNNNNNNNNNNNNNNNNNNNNNNNNNNNNNNNNNNNNNNNNNNNNNNNNNNNNNNNNNNNNNNNNNNNNNNNNNNNNNNNNNNNNNNNNNNNNNNNNNNNNNNNNNNNNNNNNNNNNNNNNNNNNNNNNNNNNNNNNNNNNNNNNNNNNNNNNNNNNNNNNNNNNNNNNNNNNNNNNNNNNNNNNNNNNNNNNNNNNNNNNNNNNNNNNNNNNNNNNNNNNNNNNNNNNNNNNNNNNNNNNNAGCTATGAGTTTTTGTGACTGaagatatcattactaatatttatgcaaacaatattttactgtttttactattttgtGCTGCATAGTATTAAAACATACTGTACATAGTCGCCCCATTCAAAATTCCCGTATTCTCAATCTTACATAATCATTACATCAAGTACCTGAAATAGCACTGCCTTTTTGTTTCCCATTACTTTTCCTAATATCATGACCATGATTATAACTAGTATTTTGctcttcatttatcattatcaccaatattagaCAGGGCTATCAGCAGGTGATGTCTTGAACGCTGTATATCTATACTTTTTCGtgtattttatcatcaataaCTAGATTTATTTGNNNNNNNNNNNNNNNNNNNNNNNNNNNNNNNNNNNNNNNNNNNNNNNNNNNNNNNNNNNNNNNCCAGATCGATATCTATGTGGTAGTGTTATATCTCATAAGTGTATAGTAACTAAACAACTAGATGGCGCGACAGGGTGACGTGTGTCCCTTTTTGTCCCACATTTCATCCCGAAGCTGTGCCATTGGACCATTTCTCTTGCCANNNNNNNNNNNNNNNNNNNNNNNNNNNNNNNNNNNNNNNNNNNNNNNNNNNNNNNNNNNNNNNNNNNNNNNNNNNGTTtgatgttgtttttccttttttatattacgaTCATGTCATTTTAAATATCCTTTNNNNNNNNNNNNNNNNNNNNNNNNNNNNNNNNNNNNNNNNNNNNNNNNNNNNNNNNNNNNNNAGAGAGAGAGANNNNNNNNNNNNNNNNNNNNNNNNACGCNNNNNNNNNNNNNNNNNNNNNNNNNNNNNNNNNNNNNNNNNNNNNNNNNNNNNNNNNNNNNNNNNNNNNNNNNNNNNNNNNNNNNNNNNNNNNNNCTGTTTGCCAGCTTTCACGTTAATCTAGCGCTTAAACCGAACCATAATTTCCGGCTTAGGTCTATATTCATAGGATAAGCTGACCCTCACAAATAAAGAAGCTACACTTCCCCTGCCCCGATATATCGAAAAATGAACGATAgcgcttaaaaaataataatttcaagacAGAATGCAATTATAAACGAGCTCGAACACAAAATAAACCAGCCTATCCTAACCTACATTACTAGTTTTAAAGTCTACATTACATCGAAATATGAGAGTCGGCATGAAATAAATGTGGAGGGCTGCGAGAGTTATGGGAAGTGGTGCATGAGTGTTAGGAGGCAGTTTCATTGTTTACCCTCAGTGATACAGGTATAATCGTCGTACCAGGCAACCGCTAGTTNNNNNNNNNNNNNNNNNNNNNNNNNNNNNNNNNNNNNNNNNNNNNNNNNNNNNNNNNNNNNNNNNNNNNNNNNNNNNNNNNNNNNNNNNNNNNNNNNNNNNNNNNNNNNNNNNNNNNNNNNNNNNNNNNNNNNNNNNNNNNNNNNNNNNNNNNNNNNNNNNNNNNNNNNNNNNNNNNNNNNNNNNNNNNNNNNNNNNNNNNNNNNNNNNNNNNNNNNNNNNNNNNNNNNNNNNNNNNNNNNNNNNNNNNNNNNNNNNNNNNNNNNNNNNNNNNNNNNNNNNNNNNNNNNNNNNNNNNNNNNNNNNNNNNNNNNNNNNNNNNNNNNNNNNNNNNNNNNNNNNNNNNNNNNNNNNNNNNNNNNNNNNNNNNNNNNNNNNNNNNNNNNNNNNNNNNNNNNNNNNNNNNNNNNNNNNNNNNNNNNNNNNNNNNNNNNNNNNNNNNNNNNNNNNNNNNNNNNNNNNNNNNNNNNNNNNNNNNNNNNNNNNNNNNNNNNNNNNNGTTTTCCACAGTACAGCTGAGTTTAGTTACTACACAGTAATAGATAATACTCATTTTNNNNNNNNNNNNNNNNNNNNNNNNNNNNNNNNNNNNNNNNNNNNNNNNNNNNNNANNNNNNNNNNNNNNNNNNNNNNNNNNNNNNNNNNNNNNNNNNNNNNNNNNNNNNNNAGTGCATGCAAAGAGTGTGCATTGTGTTTATCATTTACATGCATGTAGCAGATTTCCCAAAATTGCTTTCTCCTGGATATATAGGGAATAGTAAAAAACTGTATCGAAACTTGTCGTATATTAAGAAATACAATATATCTTTATACTGTCCTCTATGCTCATAAGTTAAATGGAAGTGGCAATGCAGTTCACTTAGGGAGTGCTATATAAACCAGAAGGAGAGCTTCCTACACCTCCGCTCACTGCTCCAAATCCGCTGCCTGCGCCAGCTCCACCTAATCCACCGCTAACAGTTCCAAATCCATTGCCTGCACCAGCTCCACCCAATCCTCCGCTAACAGTTCCAAATCCACTGCTTGTTCCAACTCCACCCAATCCTCCGCTAACAGTACCGAATCCACTGCCTGCACCAGTTCCACCGAATCCTCCACTAACTGTTCCAAATCCGCTTCCTCCTACTAC
This genomic interval from Penaeus monodon isolate SGIC_2016 chromosome 22, NSTDA_Pmon_1, whole genome shotgun sequence contains the following:
- the LOC119586882 gene encoding pupal cuticle protein 36-like, producing the protein MRFLVLACALVASSTAAPQGYSLQRPTGSTLSTGPGQTAGSGFSVGSGAGXXXXXXXXXXXXXXXXXXXSAGAAVGGVSGGFGQGVGTGISGVGAGILEPCGEGQIRHVDGSCVTPVVNRKVFVFDVPEQKGPIGPPPSVPPPRVDHNILFVRLPEEGEGPEPIVIPPPRQENIVYVLNKQDEQTQRVIEVPAHPPTDPEIYFVNYEEGENPTLPIGVDLNTALGSAAEAGGQVIGVAGGDSSEGAAFGVGVVGGSGFGTVSGGFGGTGAGSGFGTVSGGLGGVGTSSGFGTVSGGFGGVGTGSGFGTVSGGLGGAGAGSGFGAVSGGVGISPSGLYSTP